The genomic DNA TTTTACGTGTATATCGATCAAAGTTCATATGGGGAGGAAATCATAGCTAGCTTTCTCAAATATCCTCAAAACTAATGTTCAGCTAGCGACTTCAAAATCTTCTCgtaattatttaattgtatCTCTGGTTAGCTTCAAATACAACTCTCCCGAAGATTAGTCACGGTATCTTATATAATAGGAGAAGttttttctcaacttcttctaaaAACATGACACATGGTTTGTTATATAGCTGACACCTGTTTTCACCTCATTTTTACAACCTTTATTTTTACTTCTACGTACTTAAACAAATTAGTCAAAATACAGACCCACCAAACTATATTGTCAGCCCCTAAAACCAAACGACAAAAACGATGTCGATCCCACCTGTTTGTCAGCCCCTAAAACCAAACGGCAAAAACGATGTCGATCCCACCTGTTCTCACTTCTCATCTTCTCACTTCTTCACCTTCGTTCCAGTAgcctttgtgtttttgtattagtttatttaatcaTCAATTCTTAAAAATCTCATCTTCTGCAAAACGTAAAAGTTTTAGTAATTATTTATTCTGAACATAACGTCTTTTGTATTAATAGGTAACATTTTTGTATTTGGGGTTTATAACTAAGGGATTTTTCTAGTTTTCTCTATAGGTAACGTCTCCTGTTCATGTTTTTGAGATGAAGTAGCAAGTTGAGCCGTAGTGTCGTCTGGTGAATACCTCTTTATTGTTCATGCATATTTGATATCTAATTTCTTTTCACTGTATCATTATTTGGGTTTATAATGTGGCTGAACTGCAAATTAGGTAACGTCTCCTGTTCATGTTTTTGAGATGAAGTAGCAAGTTGAGCCGTAGTGTCGTCTGGTGAATACCTCTTTATTGTTCATGCATATTTGATATCTAATTTCTTTTCACTGTATCATTATTTGGGTTTATAATGTGGCTGAACTTCTTTGCAGTTCAGCcaattttgttcctttctttttaatttatatggTGGATTATGGTACATACTTGTGACTAGGTCTGTGAGAGATTGCAGTTGAAACcatattatattcatatttcgATTTTGTCTTTCATTCTTNNNNNNNNNNNNNNNNNNNNNNNNNNNNNNNNNNNNNNNNNNNNNNNNNNNNNNNNNNNNNNNNNNNNNNNNNNNNNNNNNNNNNNNNNNNNNNNNNNNNNNNNNNNNNNNNNNNNNNNNNNNNNNNNNNNNNNNNNNNNNNNNNNNNNNNNNNNNNNNNNNNNNNNNNNNNNNNNNNNNNNNNNNNNNNNNNNNNNNNNNNNNNNNNNNNNNNNNNNNNNNNNNNNNNNNNNNNNNNNNNNNNNNNNNNNNNNNNNNNNNNNNNNNNNNNNNNNNNNNNNNNNNNNNNNNNNNNNNNNNNNNNNNNNNNNNNNNNNAAAAGGCATAACACCAGCGCCCTGTTGGAGAGTTTATTATTTAAAGTAAgaagaacataaaaataaagACAGAGACGAGACAAGGATCACCACAAAAAGACACCCAAAAAGAAGTATACAACATTTTAGTCTTCATTCATACAGGTTTTTTCTTCCACAAGATTACTAAGGATGATAACTAAAATTTTTCACATTAACAATTTCTTCAAATTACAAGCTTAAAAGTTACTTATTGAGCTgagatttaatatatttattagatGATGACATGTACAATTTCCTTTAACTTAAGCTACAAACTATTTATTGGGTGATCTGTGTAATTTTCttaggacaaaaaaaaacatatactttaTAGAACAAAATATGGAATTAGATATTTCAAGAAGAAATTTTTCTCATAACAATCTCTTCTTAATTGTAAATTTGATGCAGGGTTTGATGTCCAACATCATCAAGCAACGGGTGGCTGTATAATTCGTAATCATTTGGGTTTTCCTTTAGGTTGGGTTATTTATGTCTTCAAGAACCTTTATGTAATGATCAAATTTGAAGTAATATAAGTTCTTTTTtgtggaaataaaataatttcttcaAACTACAAGTTTAAAAGAGTTATTTATTTGAACTgagatttaaattaatatatctataattAGATGACCtgcttaattttgtttatttcaatcaaaaattatttataaactgacctactatatataaaaagaaccATAGacagaacaaaataattattcaaattcaATACGTgagtaaatttatttattcattagagtGTTTAGTTAAGAATTTCttcaaattcaattattttctgaacaataattatttatttttaaaatgttttgtaagaatattttctataaatactcAATTAGAAATACAAAGGTAGAAGCTAagtatattaaattttacatacgttaaaatattttaaaaattttataatatatctcGCGCATAGCGCGAGCCGACttctagtttatatatatatgtatgttcaGCAGTTGTTGTTGTTCTACTTCTTACATGAATACAAAAACACCTTCGTTGACATTCACCTAATAACCAATCATCTTCAATAATTACTCACCTAATTCACACGATAAACACGCGGCGTTTATATATCTAATAATTTACAGAGATGCTAatcctacccaaaaaaaatataaattcatagatgctaaaaaaaaaggattatatAGTTACGTTTTCTTTATTcaaaatgatgaaaatataaactCAATGACgtgaaacacaaaaaaaagcttttctctcttttctctctctaaaaatctttcaaagagagagaaagcttttcTGGTTTGTTTTGCCGTCCAGATTTATTGACTATTTCTGGATTTTCTTTCAGCATCATCAGCTTATTATTATTGCCTTTAGCTGTGTCTTTTATGTTTAAGCTTcttcaattggtttttagttaacAGAGGTGGATTAATCGGAGTTCGTATTCTCTTTTGAGATTTATGGATCCGTATTAGATCTTCACCTTCTGTTTTGCAGTTGTCGGCGAAATACAAAAGAATCTATCTTCGATCTTCACTCGATGTTAGTTTCATTCTCCGGCGGAATCGATGGCTTCAACGGCGAAGGATGACGACGGAAAACTTTTAGTCTCCTCAAGTTACACGTGTCTTTTGTTGTTGACATGTGtcttgtgatattttaatttgatccaatcttcttctctgagTGATGCAATGTTGGGCCAGATAGACTTTCTTTATTAGTCTCTGTAAACCGCTGTATGTTTTATTGGGCTTTTACTCGGTTGTTGTGTGTAATgttttatatcaataaaaacttcggaaaaaaaaaatgatgaaactagTTACGTGGGAAACTGAGAATATATTACATATGTGTTGACCAGAAACAAAAGTCAATTGTTGACTGTGTAACACTTCAGTTTAACGAACTAGAGTCCAAAACTGGAACTCGGCTGATGCCCTCACACCAACCCAGCCTACCATGGCATTAAAAGAAATGTTAAAGTCGTATGTTTTAGACCTTATATGTGTAGTATAATAGTATCATACgcaatctattatatttatcttCAAACTTCAGAGAGTTTGAAGAACTCAAGCCACGTGAATTTTTTCgtaacacacaaaaacaaaaaagtcgtttataaaacaatttatatgtCCACATGAACATGAATAGCTAAAGATTTCTATCTAGCTTATCCACAGAGCTCACAAATCCTCCTCTTGTTCTTTTTCTGTAAAACGCACCTGCTAGattaattcttttattaattacttCCACTAATGTATTGACCAGGAAAAGAGTGATCTATTTGCACACTTAAAATGCACACAAAATCTGAACCAATGACCAAAGAAagatagaaattaaaaattaactaaattctAGAATTCATATGCACCACCGCGTAAAGGTATATTGACTTCTGTGTACCACTAGTGCCACAAAGGCTTTTGGTGGTCTTATTGGCGCATATAAGccattcttttaattttatttttttctctttctgttttGTACTATATAAGCCATGTTGTTCTTATAATATCTGATAGGAGTATTTTATATGAAGATAATTTGATGACTTTTGTGAGTTGTCAGGAACTAAAGCCACGCGAATGCAGTCAATGATTACAACTTGTGTGGCTATTTAACAAGGCCACAAGGGATTCGATGATTCACAAgccaaagaaattaaaagattcattacgttttctaaaattttcacaCTTATATCCATCTAAAATGTTGTACTCGTTTTGGCGTTTACTCTCTCTCGTTTCCATCCTCCACTGTGTCGCTGCTCTCCAGTGTCTTCCTGACCAAACCGAGACCCTTAAACGTTTCAAAAACGAGTTTCAGTTCTCCAGCATCTGCAGCGACGACACCAACTTTCTCCGCGGTGTGGTCTGCGATAACACGACCGGTGCTGTCACGTTTCTTGAACTCCCCGGTGGATGTATACGTGGAACTCTCAGACCAAACAGTAGCCTCTTCGAGTTGAGTCATCTCCGTTACCTTAACCTCTCTTTCAACAACTTCGATTCTTCTCCTTTGTCCTCTGCTTTTGGTCAACTCAAAAATCTTGAGGTCTTGCTTCTCTCCTCTAATGGCTTCGCCGGCCAAGTTCCTTCTTCAATACGTAACCTACCCAAATTAACCAAGTTACAGCTTTCCCACAACAAGATCACTGGTAACTTAGCTCCACTTGTACAGAATCTAACCAATCTTTTAGCTTTAGACCTTTCTTTTAATCAATTCTCTGGAACCATACCTTCTTCTATCTTCACAATGCCTTTCTTGTCTTATCTTGATTTGAGTGACAATCATCTCACTGGCTCATTTGAAATCACTAATATTTCTTCGTCTAAACTCGAGACTTTACAGCTTGGGAATAACCATTTTGAAGCAGAGATCATAGATCATATTTCAAAGTTGGTTAGTCTTCAGTATCTCAGCCTCTCTTTTATAAACATAAGCCACCCAATTGACTTAAAAATCTTCCATTCTCTTCAATCTTTGTCACACCTTGATCTTTCTGGAAACAGTTTAACACCGAGTATGAATTCAGACATCGAGTTTCCAAAGGACATGAAGGTCTTGCTCTTGTCTGGATGCAACATCAGTGAATTCCCTGAATTCTTGAAGCCCTTAAAGAAGTTATGGTATTTAGATCTTTCCAACAACATAATTAAAGGGGACGTTCCTGATTGGTTATGGAGTCTTCCTCTTTTAGTCTCTCTGGAtcttaagaacaattcattcaCCGGTTTCAAAGGTTCATTGGATCATGTTTTAGCTAATTCATCGGTGCAGGTATTagatattgctttaaactcttTCAAAGGTTCATTCCCTAATCCACCAGTCTCTATCATCCACTTGTCTGCTTGGAACAATAGTTTCACAGGAGAGATACCTCTCTCAGTCTGTAACCGAACCGCTCTCGATATTCTTGACCTATCCTACAACAACTTCACCGGCTCAATCCCTCCATGTATGGGTAACTTCAGTATAGTGAACCTCCGGAAAAACAAGTTGGAAGGAAACATTCCAGACGAGTTCTATAGCGGTGCTTTGACACAGACATTTGATGTTGGATACAATAAACTAACCGGAAAGCTTCCAAGATCGCTCTTGAACTGCTCTCTCCTAAGGTTTTTAAGTGTGGATCACAACAGAATCAATGATTCTTTTCCCTTCTGGCTCAAGGCATTGAAGAATTTGAAAGTCCTTACACTCCGTTCAAACAGATTCGTTGGTTCTATATCTCCACCTGATGATCAAGGTCCTCTTGCATTTCCCAAGCTCCAGATACTTGAAATATCGCATAACAGATTTACGGGAACCTTACCAAGAAATTACTTTACGAGCTGGAGTACAACGTCTATCAAGATGCATGATGAAGAGAGGCTATATATGGGAGATTATTCGAATGAGCGGTTTGCCTATGAAGATACGTTGGATTTGCAATACAAAGGTCTATACATGGAGCAAGGGAAAGTTCTTACTTTCTACTCTGCCATTGATTTCTCTGGTAACAAACTTGAAGGAGAGATTCCAGAATCTATTGGTCTTCTGAAAACATTGATTGCCTTAAACTTATCAGATAACTCATTCACAGGACATATCCCAATGTCTTTCGCCAATGTGACTGAGCTAGAGTCATTAGACCTGTCAGGGAACAAACTCTCAGGGGAGATTCCGCAAGAACTCAGGAGACTATCTTATTTGGCGTACATAGATGTGTCTATTAATCAGCTCACTGGTAGAATACCACAAGGGACACAGATCATAGGGCAACCTAAATCCTCATTTGAAGGGAATCGAGGGTTATGTGGTCTTCCTCTTGAAGAAAGTTGTTTAAGGGAAGACGCACCATCCACACacgagcttgaagaagaagaagaagaagaaggaatattGGAGTGGAGAGCAGCAATAGTAGGGTATGGGCCAGGAGTGTTGTTTGGATTGGCAATAGGACATGTTGTTGCTTTGTACAATCCTGGGTGGTTCATCAAGAATGATGGTCGTCATAACATGTTTAGAGGCATCAGAAACCTTTAGGattgattaaatatatagtttcattttgtctttgtttttttgtgtgtaatttGATCTGTGAATGTGTCTCTAAGTTACTGAAAACATGATTATGGCATCTTAtgtgttacaaaaaaaactctgttcTGATAACAGAGGAAACTACTAAATTAGTTACTTCCATTCAAACAACGTACTCATGTCATTATGGAAacataagaaataaaacaaactgTGAGATATTATTTATTGATAGTCGAAGCATTAATTTTTTACATgtgatttttttagtattatggaaacataagaaataaaattaactgTGAGATATTATTTATTGATAGTTGAAGCATTAATTTTTtacatgtgattttttttgaataatggAAACTTAACCCTTAGTGTTTAGGAATTTTtccaaaattgaatttttaaggATATAATAAATAGGCATTAAACCGACTATCGTATTAGGTCTGCTCAAATCAATTTCCTATAAGAATAGGAACCTGAATcgttttttacttatttaagaCCTTCCAGTTTTCCAATTTACTTGCAAACAAAGCTATAACCTTCCAGTTCCTTCTTTGGTTTAGAACTCAAGAGTTTCCTtctaggtttttattttttttggttctgtcttCAAGAGATTTGATCACGATGATGAAATCTGATGATCGTAGTTTTTCTAAGCAGCGATTTTACGAATTTCTCGAGCAAACGATTCCTGAAAACTCCCAaacttttggtatttttgaggCGGAACCGTCTTCTAGACCTTCGTCGTCGTATGTGAACAAAGAGTACGGTATTGACGACGAAGACAAAAGCTTTAAACTGTTGTGTGCGGTCGACATATCGTTAGGGTACAAGGCTAAGGCTAAGGAAGACAAATCGAAAAAGGAGGAACCTAGGGTTTACTCAGGGCAGATTAATATGGTGGAGATGATGCACGAAGTTATCGGAGAGAGGCTTCAGAGCCTCTTAGAACGTCGATACAGATCAATTACTTCCGTGGAACCAGAAggacaaaaccctaatcatgaTTCAGAATCTTCTCGGTCTTCTCGCGTTAGAGGTCGTCGGTCCAAGGAAGAACGTTCGATTGAGGTGGAAGAGAGAAGTCGCAAGATACGCAAAGTTGATCGTGATCGTGGTTTAGAGGTTGAACCAATTCAAATGACTCCACCGGAGTGGCTTCTGAGGGTGATGAGGAGAGAAGGGGACGGCTACAATCCGAAGCTGATCTCAACGAGGAAACTGTACAAGACTGATCTCGACAAAATCCAAGGACGTCTCTCTGTTCCTTTTAAGCAAGTTAAAAGTCCAGACTTTTTGACAGAGGAAGAGACAACACACATACATGAAAATTCGATGAAGCTTCGTGATGATGGTGTGAGCTTGGATTTGGTGGATCCTAAGATGAAAAAGCACGCCCTTGAATTGAGGAAGTGGAAGATGAGTGGAAACTGGAATTATGTCTTATGTAAAGGTTGGAACGATGTGCTTTCTGATAACAGGTTTGAGGTAAACGATCTCTTTCCTCTCTGGTCTTTCCGATCTGGAGAAGGAAAACTCTGCTTTGCTCTTGTCCCTTCTGAGACGACAAGTTCCAGCCACGGTGGCGGCTCTACTTCAGGAGAATCTGAACGTGGAAACTTTCTGACTGGCGGTGATGGCGCTTCTACTTCCGGTGAATCTGGTCAGGTACAGTTACCGGTTAATCCTCCTTCGCTTCCAGCAAGAGATACAAACCACTCCAGCCTAGGCTGTTCAGGAGAGAGCAGCTCTAGTTCTTCCTAATCATACTCTGTTTATCGCTTAAGCCACAAGTAAAAaggatattttgttttcatccaaTTCTGGCttggttttctttatttttattgttctgTTGACTGAAACAGTGGGGTTTTGTCCAAATTGTGAGAcccttaaataaatatttttgaatgttatataaatgaaatttctttagttatgtttttgagagttttctttttaattctttaGCTCTTTCCTTCATCCATCTCTGAAAATTGCCTGTGTTTACTTATGAAGCATTGCAAATAAAATGCAGAACAAAACCAGAACTTGCTTTCTTATATTATCACAAAAAGATCCATCAGGCTACAACACAACACACAGGTGTAAAGTTTCTTGTCTCTAAACTCAAAAGTCTTAAGTCGGGATCAATCATCACCATAGGCCTTGAAACAATAGCGTTCACTGTAAGGAGCGTTAAAGAAAAGATCCGCTT from Camelina sativa cultivar DH55 chromosome 7, Cs, whole genome shotgun sequence includes the following:
- the LOC104700191 gene encoding receptor-like protein 12 isoform X1; the encoded protein is MIHKPKKLKDSLRFLKFSHLYPSKMLYSFWRLLSLVSILHCVAALQCLPDQTETLKRFKNEFQFSSICSDDTNFLRGVVCDNTTGAVTFLELPGGCIRGTLRPNSSLFELSHLRYLNLSFNNFDSSPLSSAFGQLKNLEVLLLSSNGFAGQVPSSIRNLPKLTKLQLSHNKITGNLAPLVQNLTNLLALDLSFNQFSGTIPSSIFTMPFLSYLDLSDNHLTGSFEITNISSSKLETLQLGNNHFEAEIIDHISKLVSLQYLSLSFINISHPIDLKIFHSLQSLSHLDLSGNSLTPSMNSDIEFPKDMKVLLLSGCNISEFPEFLKPLKKLWYLDLSNNIIKGDVPDWLWSLPLLVSLDLKNNSFTGFKGSLDHVLANSSVQVLDIALNSFKGSFPNPPVSIIHLSAWNNSFTGEIPLSVCNRTALDILDLSYNNFTGSIPPCMGNFSIVNLRKNKLEGNIPDEFYSGALTQTFDVGYNKLTGKLPRSLLNCSLLRFLSVDHNRINDSFPFWLKALKNLKVLTLRSNRFVGSISPPDDQGPLAFPKLQILEISHNRFTGTLPRNYFTSWSTTSIKMHDEERLYMGDYSNERFAYEDTLDLQYKGLYMEQGKVLTFYSAIDFSGHIPMSFANVTELESLDLSGNKLSGEIPQELRRLSYLAYIDVSINQLTGRIPQGTQIIGQPKSSFEGNRGLCGLPLEESCLREDAPSTHELEEEEEEEGILEWRAAIVGYGPGVLFGLAIGHVVALYNPGWFIKNDGRHNMFRGIRNL
- the LOC104700191 gene encoding receptor-like protein 12 isoform X2; protein product: MNSDIEFPKDMKVLLLSGCNISEFPEFLKPLKKLWYLDLSNNIIKGDVPDWLWSLPLLVSLDLKNNSFTGFKGSLDHVLANSSVQVLDIALNSFKGSFPNPPVSIIHLSAWNNSFTGEIPLSVCNRTALDILDLSYNNFTGSIPPCMGNFSIVNLRKNKLEGNIPDEFYSGALTQTFDVGYNKLTGKLPRSLLNCSLLRFLSVDHNRINDSFPFWLKALKNLKVLTLRSNRFVGSISPPDDQGPLAFPKLQILEISHNRFTGTLPRNYFTSWSTTSIKMHDEERLYMGDYSNERFAYEDTLDLQYKGLYMEQGKVLTFYSAIDFSGNKLEGEIPESIGLLKTLIALNLSDNSFTGHIPMSFANVTELESLDLSGNKLSGEIPQELRRLSYLAYIDVSINQLTGRIPQGTQIIGQPKSSFEGNRGLCGLPLEESCLREDAPSTHELEEEEEEEGILEWRAAIVGYGPGVLFGLAIGHVVALYNPGWFIKNDGRHNMFRGIRNL
- the LOC104704269 gene encoding putative B3 domain-containing protein At2g27410 yields the protein MMKSDDRSFSKQRFYEFLEQTIPENSQTFGIFEAEPSSRPSSSYVNKEYGIDDEDKSFKLLCAVDISLGYKAKAKEDKSKKEEPRVYSGQINMVEMMHEVIGERLQSLLERRYRSITSVEPEGQNPNHDSESSRSSRVRGRRSKEERSIEVEERSRKIRKVDRDRGLEVEPIQMTPPEWLLRVMRREGDGYNPKLISTRKLYKTDLDKIQGRLSVPFKQVKSPDFLTEEETTHIHENSMKLRDDGVSLDLVDPKMKKHALELRKWKMSGNWNYVLCKGWNDVLSDNRFEVNDLFPLWSFRSGEGKLCFALVPSETTSSSHGGGSTSGESERGNFLTGGDGASTSGESGQVQLPVNPPSLPARDTNHSSLGCSGESSSSSS